In Micromonospora sp. WMMD980, the following are encoded in one genomic region:
- a CDS encoding ABC transporter ATP-binding protein has product MLLEIEDVSLLYGRIQALHGISLTVDEGEIVALIGANGAGKSTTMRAISGIRPIATGSIRFAGEDISKLRADLRVRRGLCQAPEGRGIFPGMSVLENLDMGAYTRRDRAGIAQDLARVLDLFPRLAERRKQPGGTLSGGEQQMLAVGRALMSRPKLLLLDEPSMGLAPMLIQQIFTIITEINQQGTTVLLVEQNAQQALARAHRAYVLETGRIVKSGTGAELLHDPSVKEAYLGVA; this is encoded by the coding sequence ATGCTGCTTGAGATCGAGGACGTGAGCCTGCTCTACGGGCGGATCCAGGCGCTGCACGGCATCAGCCTGACCGTGGACGAGGGCGAGATCGTGGCGCTGATCGGCGCGAACGGCGCCGGCAAGTCCACCACCATGCGGGCGATCTCCGGCATCCGGCCGATCGCCACCGGCAGCATCAGGTTCGCCGGTGAGGACATCTCCAAGCTCCGGGCCGACCTGCGGGTCCGGCGCGGGCTGTGCCAGGCGCCCGAGGGCCGGGGCATCTTCCCCGGCATGTCGGTTCTGGAGAACCTCGACATGGGCGCGTACACCCGGCGGGACAGGGCCGGCATCGCGCAGGACCTGGCGCGGGTGCTGGACCTGTTCCCCCGGCTGGCCGAGCGGCGCAAGCAGCCCGGTGGCACCCTCTCCGGCGGTGAGCAGCAGATGCTCGCGGTCGGCCGGGCGCTGATGAGCCGGCCGAAGCTGCTGCTGCTCGACGAGCCGTCGATGGGTCTCGCGCCGATGCTGATCCAGCAGATCTTCACCATCATCACGGAGATCAACCAGCAGGGCACCACCGTCCTGCTGGTGGAGCAGAACGCCCAGCAGGCCCTGGCCCGCGCGCACCGGGCGTACGTGCTGGAGACCGGCCGGATCGTCAAGAGCGGCACCGGCGCGGAGCTGCTGCACGACCCCTCGGTCAAAGAGGCCTACCTCGGCGTGGCCTGA